The following proteins come from a genomic window of Leishmania donovani BPK282A1 complete genome, chromosome 4:
- a CDS encoding DNA topoisomerase type IB small subunit, translated as MQPVQSPPVAPPSVPVAAPKKTPIDISALKLKMSPSVRATLAAAGVLGQCPRPIEAADEDALLKLKPMKTMVPSVKKVVAPVATTAPPPKVRRVESSSSSSSDSSSSSSDDDSSSDDSSGSDSSSYSSDDRSSSSAESVVSGEATLFHIAQSQGLVNKEVLTQEEEEVPTLVPPRPPVVRSFPNDIGKALERYRERLNREESIIRIKDDNKAVSLGTSKINYIDPRIICSWAKAQDVPINKIFSATIQKKFPWAMNAENFDF; from the coding sequence ATGCAGCCTGTTCAAAGTCCTCCAGTAGCCCCGCCGTCGGTACCGGTCGCGGCGCCAAAGAAGACCCCGATTGATATATCTGCGCTGAAGCTCAAGATGTCGCCCAGCGTTCGAGCAAccctggctgctgctggtgtgcttGGCCAGTGCCCTCGGCCGATTGAGGCAGCTGACGAGGATGCGCTGCTTAAGCTGAAGCCGATGAAGACAATGGTGCCCTCCGTCAAGAAAGTTGTGGCGCCGGTTGCAACGACGGCTCCGCCGCCGaaggtgcgccgcgtcgagAGCAGTTCCAGCTCATCGTCCGATagctcgtcctcgtcctccgaTGACGACTCCAGCAGTGATGACAGCTCCGGCTCGGACTCTTCGTCCTACTCCTCCGACGatcgctcctcctcgtcagctGAGTCAGTGGTGTCAGGGGAGGCAACGCTCTTCCACATTGCCCAGTCTCAAGGCCTGGTGAACAAGGAGGTCCTGACacaggaagaggaggaagtcCCCACGCTGGTGCCTCCGCGTCCTCCGGTGGTGCGATCCTTCCCCAATGACATCGGCAAGGCTCTGGAACGCTACCGGGAACGACTCAACCGCGAGGAGAGCATCATCCGCATCAAGGATGACAACAAGGCTGTGTCGCTCGGCACCAGTAAAATCAACTACATCGACCCCCGTATCATCTGCTCGTGGGCAAAGGCGCAAGACGTGCCGATCAACAAGATCTTCTCTGCAACCATCCAGAAGAAGTTCCCGTGGGCCATGAATGCCGAGAACTTCGATTTTTGA